A stretch of Elgaria multicarinata webbii isolate HBS135686 ecotype San Diego chromosome 5, rElgMul1.1.pri, whole genome shotgun sequence DNA encodes these proteins:
- the LOC134399376 gene encoding protocadherin-8-like has product MGAGEIRGRMFHWAQAGSWVSEGPGDWSRKAPHLHLVYHMSPREGFGGTQRRSGARAARQAKRGRRQQTSPRRLPGEDGRRSGGAAFEGFCSVEAGLRRARGGGRGVMARRRLLLVSLLQYLALPRGLCETVRFRAYEEEPPGTVIGVLAEHLGAAADGAPGGFRLVKQSGNSSLVRVRERDGQLSVGAERLDREQLCGPSEAACVLAFDVVSLGGARAPAPAYRLLHVELEVRDLNDHAPRFPQPLLALEVSESAAPGTRLPLPPARDLDAGSNGIQSFAVSPNRHFGLEAQSRADGLKCAELVLLRALDREAQAAYRLELVATDGGSPARAGTATVSVRVLDANDNAPAFPRGALLTVELPEDAPPGALLAQLDAADPDEGANGQLLYAWGSQVPAEARRLFGLDPLSGRLSLQGAVDYERQRAYELDVQASDRGASPLAASCKVVVRLLDVNDNAPDVAVSALRGAEGDADAEGAGDAATATVAYVSEAAPAESLVALVSVSDSDAGANGQVRCALLAAPHAPFALQRAYDASYVVLTTGALDRERVAEYNLTLVAEDLGSPPAKTVRRLTVRLSDENDNAPRFAKARYEVALLENNPPGAYLATVQAADPDLGSNGKVTYRLLEKPPPGSPTPTGLISVEPHTGVMRALQPLDYEQRLHLEVEIEACDGGTPQLCQRTQVGVTVEDQNDNPPKITSPSLINGSAELLLPLGAPVGFLIARIVAGDADEGPNAELSFSLLGAKPKLFAINPLTGELFLRQKVPGGASWKRTFLLVVGVGDGGRPSLTCTATLRLIPTDMLPSSVEIVAMQPAAAASEEPLNLSFILIMVLAGGCGLLLVAILLVGASTCVSRKNLFGGMAHKLIEHKARGPVPVTEQLSPGHVDGISTDSELSTAASAGEESSRSPLWVTERDVPSSSSQVKVLIPFRPTVWEAGQSASSFSACSAPDHLSGKDSGKGDSECNDSDSDVSREGLKKASTEKVEKQGGFQIHIDKSKNSGDLENKNVQL; this is encoded by the exons ATGGGGGCGGGCGAGATAAGAGGCCGCATGTTCCATTGGGCGCAAGCCGGCTCTTGGGTCTCCGAGGGCCCAGGGGATTGGTCCAGGAAGGCGCCTCATTTGCATTTGGTTTACCATATGAGCCCCAGGGAAGGGTTCGGGGGGACGCAAAGGAGAAGCGGGGCCAGGGCGGCCAGGCAGGCAAAGCGGGGCAGACGGCAGCAAACTTCGCCGCGGAGGCTGCCTGGCGAGGACGGCAGGCGCAGCGGGGGCGCCGCGTTCGAGGGCTTTTGCTCGGTGGAAGCCGGGCTCCGGCGGGCACGCGGAGGAGGTAGAGGCGTCATGGCCCGCCGCCGCCTGCTGCTGGTCTCGCTGCTCCAGTATCTCGCCCTCCCGCGAGGGCTCTGCGAGACGGTCCGATTCCGCGCCTACGAAGAGGAGCCGCCCGGCACCGTCATCGGAGTGCTGGCGGAGCACCTTGGCGCGGCCGCCGACGGGGCCCCCGGCGGCTTCCGCCTGGTGAAGCAGTCGGGCAACAGCTCGCTGGTGCGGGTGCGCGAGCGGGACGGGCAGCTGAGCGTGGGCGCCGAGCGGCTGGACCGCGAGCAGCTGTGCGGCCCGTCGGAGGCGGCGTGCGTGCTGGCCTTCGACGTGGTGAGCCTGGGCGGCGCGCGGGCCCCGGCGCCGGCCTACCGGCTGCTGCACGTGGAGCTGGAGGTGCGCGACCTCAACGACCACGCGCCGCGCTTCCCGCAGCCGCTGCTGGCGCTGGAGGTGTCGGAGAGCGCGGCGCCGGGCACgcggctgccgctgccgccggcgCGCGACCTGGACGCGGGCTCCAACGGCATCCAGAGCTTCGCCGTGTCGCCCAACCGCCACTTCGGCCTGGAGGCGCAGAGCCGCGCCGACGGCCTCAAGTGCGCCGAGCTGGTGCTGCTGCGCGCGCTGGACCGCGAGGCGCAGGCCGCCTACCGCCTGGAGCTGGTGGCCACGGACGGCGGCAGCCCGGCGCGCGCGGGCACGGCCACGGTCAGCGTGCGCGTGCTGGACGCCAACGACAACGCGCCCGCCTTCCCGCGCGGCGCGCTGCTGACCGTGGAGCTGCCCGAGGACGCGCCGCCGGGCGCGCTGCTGGCCCAGCTGGACGCCGCCGACCCGGACGAGGGCGCCAACGGGCAGCTGCTCTACGCCTGGGGCAGCCAGGTGCCGGCCGAGGCGCGCCGCCTCTTCGGCCTCGACCCGCTCTCGGGCCGCCTCAGCCTGCAGGGCGCCGTCGACTACGAGCGCCAGCGCGCCTACGAGCTCGACGTGCAGGCCAGCGACCGCGGCGCCAGCCCGCTGGCGGCCAGCTGCAAGGTGGTGGTGCGCCTGCTCGACGTCAACGACAACGCGCCCGACGTGGCCGTCAGCGCCCTGCGCGGGGCCGAGGGGGACGCCGATGCCGAGGGGGCCGGGgacgccgccaccgccaccgtgGCCTACGTGAGCGAGGCGGCGCCCGCCGAGAGCCTGGTGGCGCTGGTCAGCGTCTCGGACAGCGACGCGGGCGCCAACGGCCAGGTGCGCTGCGCCCTGCTGGCCGCGCCCCACGCGCCCTTCGCCCTGCAGCGCGCCTACGACGCCAGCTACGTGGTGCTCACCACCGGCGCCCTGGACCGCGAGCGCGTGGCCGAGTACAACCTGACCCTGGTGGCCGAGGACCTGGGCTCGCCGCCCGCCAAGACCGTGCGCCGCCTCACCGTGCGCCTCAGCGACGAGAACGACAACGCGCCGCGCTTTGCCAAGGCCCGCTACGAGGTGGCCCTGCTGGAGAACAACCCGCCCGGCGCCTACCTGGCCACCGTCCAAGCTGCTGACCCAGACCTGGGCTCTAATGGCAAGGTCACCTACCGGCTGTTAGAGAAGCCACCCCCTGGATCCCCCACTCCGACCGGCCTGATCTCTGTGGAGCCCCACACTGGCGTCATGCGAGCCCTGCAGCCGCTGGACTACGAACAGCGGCTGCACCTGGAAGTTGAAATCGAAGCCTGTGACGGGGGCACGCCCCAGCTCTGCCAGCGGACCCAGGTTGGCGTCACTGTGGAAGATCAGAATGACAACCCCCCTAAAATCACCTCCCCGTCGCTAATCAACGGCTCCGCGGAGCTCTTGTTGCCCCTCGGCGCTCCTGTCGGTTTCTTGATTGCTCGCATTGTAGCCGGGGATGCAGACGAAGGCCCCAATGCTGAGCTCTCGTTCTCCCTCCTTGGGGCCAAGCCCAAGCTTTTTGCTATCAATCCGTTGACAGGAGAGCTCTTTCTGAGGCAGAAGGTTCCGGGAGGTGCCTCGTGGAAAAGAACTTTCCTCTTGGTGGTTGGCGTCGGGGACGGTGGCAGGCCTTCCTTGACTTGCACAGCCACGCTGCGGCTTATTCCCACAGACATGCTACCCTCTAGCGTGGAGATTGTGGCTATGCAGCCCGCAGCGGCTGCTTCGGAAGAGCCCTTGAATCTCTCTTTCATTCTGATCATGGTGCTGGCAGGCGGCTGTGGCTTGCTGCTTGTTGCCATCCTTCTGGTGGGGGCCTCCACCTGCGTGAGCAGGAAGAATCTCTTTGGCGGGATGGCCCATAAGCTGATCGAACACAAGGCCAGGGGGCCTGTGCCAGTGACAGAGCAGCTTTCCCCTGGACATGTGGACGGCATCAGCACAGATTCAGAATTGAGCACTGCTGCCTCTGCGGGTGAAGAAAGTAGCAGATCTCCCTTGTGGGTGACAGAGAGGGACGTGCCCAGCTCTTCCTCTCAG GTTAAAGTCCTCATTCCTTTTCGGCCCACTGTGTGGGAGGCGGGCCAGTCAGCTTCCAGCTTCAG TGCCTGTTCAGCTCCAGATCACCTGAGTGGGAAAGACAGTGGGAAAGGGGACAGTGAATGCAATGACAGTGACTCTGAtgtgagcagggagggattgAAGAAGGCCTCAACAGAAAAGGTTGAGAAACAAGGTG